Within the Opitutaceae bacterium TAV5 genome, the region CAAGGATAGGTGCGTGGAGCTCTGGCGACCCAAACCACGTCACGCCCATTTTCCTTCCGAGCCCTTCATTGCCAGAATCCTTGAGGAAACCGGCTCGCCTTTCTTGCACGGGAAACAACGCTGTTTCTGACGTTAATGACCCAGAGAATGAGCATAAGCACCACAGAACTGGAACACTGGCTAACCGCTCCCCGGGAGAGCGAACATCTGGAGTTCAAGGAAGCAAAGAACCAATACGATCTGACCAAGCTCTACCGCTACTGCGTGGCCTTGGCGAACGAAGGTGGTGGGAAGTTTGTGATGGGAGTATCGGACAGATCTCCTCGCCGGGTTGTCGGCAGCACCGCATTCCCCGATACATCGGACCTTGCGAGCAAGATTTTCACCAAGTTGCGGTTCCGGGTGGATGTTGAGGAAGTGGCCCACCCGGATGGCCGCGTGGTCATCCTGCATATTCCGCCGCGTCCGGTCGGCACGGCTTACCAATTTGAGGGTGCGTATCTGATGCGTTCCACCGAGGACACGGTGGCTATGACGGAAGATCGTTTACGGCAGATTTTCGCTGAGGGCCAGCCGGACTGGCTAGCCCAAGTCGCCAAACCCAATTGCACGCCGGACGACGTCGTGCGGCTTCTCGACACCCAAGCCTATTTCGATCTGCTGAAACTGCCCTATCCGGCGACCCGCGACGCTGTTCTTGATCGGCTGAGTCGGGAAAAAATTATCGCTAGCGACGGCGCTGGCTGGGCGGTTTCCAACCTTGGTGCCGTGCTCTTCGCGAAGCGGCTTGATGAGTTCGATGGGCTGCATCGCAAAGCGCCTCGCGTGGTCTCCTACGAGGGCACCGGTAAATTGAAAGCACGACCTGAGGTGCCTCGCACGAAAGGTTATGCGGTGGATTTCCAAGGATTGATCGAATTCATCAACGGGCAAATCCCGGCCAACGAGGTAATCGGGCAAGCCTTGCGCGAGGACGTGAAGATGTTTCCCGAACTGGCCATCCGCGAGTTGGT harbors:
- a CDS encoding MloB; this encodes MSISTTELEHWLTAPRESEHLEFKEAKNQYDLTKLYRYCVALANEGGGKFVMGVSDRSPRRVVGSTAFPDTSDLASKIFTKLRFRVDVEEVAHPDGRVVILHIPPRPVGTAYQFEGAYLMRSTEDTVAMTEDRLRQIFAEGQPDWLAQVAKPNCTPDDVVRLLDTQAYFDLLKLPYPATRDAVLDRLSREKIIASDGAGWAVSNLGAVLFAKRLDEFDGLHRKAPRVVSYEGTGKLKARPEVPRTKGYAVDFQGLIEFINGQIPANEVIGQALREDVKMFPELAIRELVANALIHQDFTESGTSVMVEIYSDRLEISSPGRPFIPTDRFIDEYQSRNERLADLMRRFGICEEKGSGIDKVVQATEAFQLPAPDFRVGERRTIVVLFGHKDVEDMDRSDRVRACYQHCCLRYVMNERMTNQSLRERFKLPEKRAETVSRIIRETVEAGKIKLADATATSLRYRSYLPFWA